A stretch of the Papaver somniferum cultivar HN1 chromosome 6, ASM357369v1, whole genome shotgun sequence genome encodes the following:
- the LOC113287478 gene encoding uncharacterized protein LOC113287478: MSRLNTTSPRLFLVLCLILSTSLLPAEAVSFVQLRTLISLSKSLMNRVSNLRASRGDYPGSQRAKKIADQLKGGGLGLYKGMWSMGIDYLKNYAWGDVGSSTDMFRAISEIKEILMGLNELTRLNSDQERAAWVVRNYQKLFSISKSILWKLLQVFRRSGPLREVVLILQEEIEGGLLKDCLELGANDLKGLVQIVKDLALQYSTASSSSSRADL, from the exons ATGTCTCGTTTAAACACAACCTCACCTCGTTTATTTCTTGTACTCTGTCTAATTCTCTCAACTTCATTACTACCTGCCGAAGCCGTTTCCTTTGTAcaattaagaaccctaatttcactaaGCAAGTCACTGATGAATAGAGTGTCAAATCTTCGAGCTTCTAGAGGGGATTATCCAGGATCACAAAGAGCTAAAAAGATAGCTGATCAATTAAAAGGAGGAGGATTAGGGCTTTATAAAGGAATGTGGTCAATGGGTATTGACTATTTGAAGAACTATGCTTGGGGAGATGTGGGTTCATCAACGGACATGTTTAGAGCCATTTCTGAAatcaaagaaattttgatgggtTTGAATGAGTTGACTCGGTTGAACTCGGATCAAGAGAGAGCTGCTTGGGTTGTTAGAAATTATCAGAAATTGTTTAGTATCTCTAAATCAATCTTGTGGAAACTCCTTCAAGTGTTTCGCCGATCG GGTCCTTTGAGAGAGGTTGTACTGATATTGCAAGAAGAGATCGAAGGGGGCTTGTTGAAGGACTGCCTTGAATTGGGAGCAAATGACTTGAAAGGATTGGTTCAAATAGTAAAAGATCTCGCGTTACAGTATTCTACTGCTTCTTCCAGTAGCAGTCGGGCCGATCTGTAG